Proteins co-encoded in one Rhopalosiphum maidis isolate BTI-1 chromosome 2, ASM367621v3, whole genome shotgun sequence genomic window:
- the LOC113552188 gene encoding exosome complex component RRP4: MNISISLASKKTRHAVLKPSSNPPIIFTPGEKIRDQTGFMRGHGTYVSAGSLKATVAGVEQNINKLVTVSPLRCRYNGEIGDVIIGRITELVHKRWKVDINARLDAVLLLTSIQLPGGELRRRGMEDEQSMRSYLSEGDLISAEVHSVFADGSLSLHMRSLKYGKLGQGVLVKVQSNLIKRSKNHFHNLSAGVSVILGNNGYIWIEPTNDNKDPVGFEVDLQQVVEIGDRQTISRVRNVVLALSYYKMLIYDTSIQYALEESNKYTVSDLLTAEACYDIVNLTRHRLQAMDE, translated from the exons ATGAACATTTCCATAAGCTTAGCGTCAAAGAAGACCAGACATGCCGTTCTGAAGCCTTCATCCAATCCGCCGATTATTTTTACTCCCGGTGAAAAAATTAGAGATCAAACAGGGTTCATGAg AGGTCATGGAACTTATGTATCGGCGGGATCATTAAAAGCCACTGTTGCAGGAGTAGaacagaatattaataaactagtCACAGTTAGTCCATTGCGGTGTCGATACAATGGAGAGATTGGTGATGTAATAATTGGCCGTATCACAGAATTGGTGCATAAACGTTGGAAAGTAGATATAAATGCTAGACTGGATGCTGTGCTATTGTTAACATCTATTCAATTACCGGGAGGAGAAttg aGAAGAAGAGGTATGGAAGATGAACAATCAATGAGAAGTTACTTAAGCGAAGGTGACTTAATTAGCGCTGAAGTTCATTCTGTATTTGCTGATGGTTCTTTATCATTACATATGCGGAGTTTAAAGTATGGCAag tTAGGACAAGGAGTATTAGTAAAAGTACAATCTAATCTAATAAAACGtagtaaaaatcattttcataaCTTGTCAGCTGGAGTTAGTGTTATACTTGGTAACAATGGTTATATTTGGATTGAACCAACAAATGACAATAAAGATCCGGTTGGGTTTGAAGTTGACCTTcaacaa gtTGTTGAAATTGGTGATAGACAAACAATATCTAGAGTCCGTAATGTAGTATTAgcattatcttattataaaatgcttatttatgatacaagtatacaatatgcatTAGAAGAATCAAACAAATATACT GTATCAGATTTATTAACCGCAGAAGCttgttatgatattgtaaATCTTACACGCCATCGTTTACAAGCTATGGATGAATAA